Proteins encoded by one window of Flavobacterium sp. N502540:
- a CDS encoding T9SS type A sorting domain-containing protein, translating to MKKNYLLLLLMVPIFAHSQDILWEKSYGGQHADYLFDAQPTADYGFILAGSSLSDKTGNKDDDNHGDLDYWIWKMSEKGDLVWQKSIGGSGFDLLQSIKNTRDGGFILAGTSSSGRGFQKNEKCKGLTDFWVIKLDASGSEQWQRTIGGAGKDELLCAFQTKDGGYMLGGSSSSDYSGNALAATNGMAKPTTKAAQFNKSEKCRGNMDYWIVKLDKQGDVEWQKTYGGSYSDVLRSMEQTTDNGYILAGYSNSPVSGDKTENNKGIGDYWILKITDTGEIQWQSTYGAEGDDQPYVIHQTADGGYIAGGNSNSKNALTTMGGIVGNGTDYWILKLDKDGGVVWSKTYDFGKTDILTSLVENKDQSYLIGGYAQSESRRPREGIVAKALNSVSKEKEGINDYIAMKIDDKGEEIWNKTVGSAGEDILRKLIETRDGGYLMAGTSNSTASRDKNGSIGGNDFWVVKLKDKTKVEKVKSSIEAIPNPASTYTNIIIGYDFKEGTATLIDIAGRTLQEFDINSRTVPVNLSQYPEGIYIIKVRTDVKTESVKVIKSVN from the coding sequence ATGAAAAAGAATTACCTGTTACTTTTATTGATGGTACCCATTTTTGCCCATTCTCAGGACATTCTCTGGGAGAAATCATACGGCGGACAGCATGCCGACTATTTGTTTGACGCACAACCCACAGCCGATTACGGTTTTATTCTGGCAGGAAGTTCTTTGTCTGACAAAACCGGAAACAAAGACGACGATAATCATGGAGATTTGGATTACTGGATCTGGAAAATGAGTGAAAAAGGAGATCTGGTCTGGCAGAAAAGCATTGGAGGAAGCGGCTTTGATTTACTCCAGAGTATTAAAAACACCAGAGACGGCGGATTTATACTTGCAGGAACTTCTAGTTCAGGAAGAGGTTTTCAAAAGAATGAAAAATGCAAAGGCCTTACTGATTTTTGGGTTATCAAATTAGATGCTTCGGGCAGTGAGCAATGGCAGAGAACGATTGGAGGTGCAGGGAAGGACGAACTTTTATGTGCTTTTCAAACCAAAGATGGAGGTTATATGTTAGGAGGCTCCTCAAGTTCTGATTATTCCGGTAATGCACTTGCTGCTACAAACGGAATGGCCAAACCCACCACAAAAGCTGCTCAGTTTAATAAATCAGAGAAATGCCGTGGCAACATGGACTATTGGATTGTCAAACTGGACAAACAGGGTGATGTCGAATGGCAAAAGACTTATGGAGGAAGTTATAGCGACGTACTGAGAAGTATGGAGCAGACCACAGACAACGGCTATATTCTGGCGGGCTATTCCAACTCACCCGTTTCAGGTGACAAAACAGAAAACAACAAAGGAATAGGCGATTACTGGATTCTTAAAATAACGGATACCGGTGAAATTCAATGGCAAAGTACCTATGGAGCCGAAGGAGACGATCAGCCCTATGTGATCCATCAGACTGCCGATGGCGGTTATATTGCGGGCGGAAACTCCAACAGTAAAAATGCCCTGACCACTATGGGCGGTATAGTTGGGAACGGAACCGATTACTGGATTCTGAAACTCGATAAAGACGGAGGTGTGGTATGGAGTAAAACCTATGATTTCGGAAAAACAGACATCCTGACCTCATTGGTAGAAAACAAAGACCAGAGTTATCTCATAGGCGGTTACGCCCAAAGCGAAAGCAGGCGTCCGCGTGAAGGGATCGTGGCCAAAGCACTTAACTCCGTCAGTAAAGAAAAAGAAGGTATCAACGACTATATCGCGATGAAAATTGACGATAAAGGAGAAGAAATCTGGAACAAAACCGTAGGCAGTGCCGGAGAAGATATTCTCAGGAAGTTAATCGAAACCCGAGACGGAGGGTATCTCATGGCAGGAACCTCCAATTCGACTGCCTCAAGAGATAAAAACGGCAGTATAGGAGGCAATGATTTTTGGGTGGTAAAGCTCAAAGACAAAACAAAAGTAGAAAAAGTAAAATCCAGTATCGAAGCCATTCCGAATCCTGCATCCACTTACACCAATATTATCATAGGCTATGATTTTAAAGAAGGTACGGCCACTTTGATCGACATCGCCGGACGTACTTTGCAGGAATTTGACATCAACAGCAGGACTGTGCCGGTGAATCTAAGCCAATATCCTGAGGGAATCTATATTATTAAAGTTAGGACAGATGTGAAAACAGAATCTGTAAAAGTGATTAAATCGGTAAATTAA
- a CDS encoding DUF4249 domain-containing protein translates to MQRIDIKTIKKNTIAILGFVLVLFFSSCDDVVKLDLETGETRIVVDAEIIWKKGTSGSEQVIKVSKTAPYYNDKTPKVSGAKVKVTNSKGDVFTFNETGPGLYVCTNFVPVINMDYVLSVEAEGQTFTAAEKLISVSPIDRIEQKRVPDVAGDDLYEISFYFKDPADQVNFYLTDYKSDVFRLPSYTLLDDELFNGNEIYPRFSDPDLKPGKSLSVINRGISKNFYNYMSLILEIYGGSPFSIPPGNIRGNIVNTTNANNFAFGYFRLCEADTFSYTVQENDNVVYPGK, encoded by the coding sequence ATGCAAAGGATTGATATAAAAACGATAAAGAAGAATACAATAGCTATTTTAGGTTTTGTTTTGGTACTGTTTTTCTCCTCTTGTGATGATGTGGTAAAACTTGATTTAGAAACTGGTGAAACGAGAATCGTAGTCGACGCCGAAATTATCTGGAAAAAAGGAACGTCCGGTAGTGAGCAGGTCATCAAGGTGAGTAAAACGGCTCCTTATTACAACGATAAAACTCCAAAAGTCTCAGGAGCTAAAGTAAAAGTGACGAATAGCAAAGGAGATGTCTTTACTTTTAATGAAACAGGGCCAGGGCTTTATGTATGTACTAATTTTGTACCTGTGATCAACATGGATTATGTGCTTTCTGTGGAGGCAGAAGGGCAAACTTTTACGGCTGCCGAAAAGTTAATTTCAGTATCACCTATTGATAGAATAGAGCAGAAGCGAGTTCCGGATGTAGCCGGAGACGATCTGTATGAGATATCTTTTTATTTTAAAGACCCGGCGGATCAGGTCAATTTTTACCTTACAGATTATAAGAGTGATGTTTTTCGTCTTCCTTCATACACGTTGTTAGATGATGAATTGTTTAATGGAAATGAAATATATCCGAGATTTTCAGATCCCGATTTGAAACCGGGAAAAAGTCTTTCGGTTATAAATCGAGGTATTTCTAAGAATTTTTACAACTATATGAGTTTAATTTTAGAGATATATGGAGGAAGTCCTTTTTCTATTCCTCCCGGAAATATCAGAGGTAATATTGTAAACACTACAAATGCTAATAATTTTGCTTTTGGTTATTTCAGGCTTTGTGAAGCAGATACCTTTTCCTATACCGTACAAGAGAACGATAATGTTGTGTATCCGGGAAAGTAA
- a CDS encoding DUF5977 domain-containing protein: protein MKKSFIPFLIFVLLCISKTAAQNDAIMQPQITPPYPGTADLGNYGNVPVGLFTGSPAVNLELYTLKEGGNTIPLSMSYNSNGVQVDAIPRQLGIDWNLIATGVITRSVMDQPDEEISFYDANASLIDCSPNDTAKNIGGSNQVDTEKDVFNLNAFGLSVKFILADDRRNTIQIEQSKIKIVYEGGFFTVVDVDGTVYTFGGMNAVEESLSRNEGVSGPVPPVHYNTAWYLTKIQKTGGVSPVIFSYSQEWMRFYSSYFQKSVSTQQNIRSTGYMSSISQPRTQTYKNKQYHKTSLLKEIKINNKKIIFDYDYKNPPAEFQSHNSKQLISIKVYNDTINLANSLIKKIDFNYDQITPSNIGANGYTDIDQKLIFLKEVREQGKSSSAEFVKYSFDYYQPEKLPARHSFAKDLYGYFNGGNGVNDLIFNNISTSTAPGNECNFSPLFSAYKSIGSLRAPNDLYTYFGMLKSIYYPTKGKTVLEYESNKLVANVFMKGKNTSTVTVDCQNSTTGVSIPFQIGKRQIVAISGNVGMDDEEGLCENYFAAPHHVTGQKVFVKILDASTDAILYSFDNTQERVINKEVCLEAGWYKITVKASKCSFGNASIKFFPTGMEPHWENKETPMAGVRVMRTTDYDNNGTANTKRYYYGTLDNLATSSGAFTTIDPYITENIDVSDVDLIDLGQYTGDVSTRDFVRTFTVTSSPKSSLTSFDGTAIGYRSVVESWGGDHFENGGIENIFDVNSDIEPIMLCQEIIRNVNYSNSHLNGKPVKKKIFKKENGLVKNISVEQYFYDVKPELEYSKNNFVGIPYYSAKNFVLYVINQYSITSRFSYLSKKIVSSFDIMGQNPVSVTTLYDYTNNAHLQLTSESILNLNEEKELETKYYYPDDLLNEPFMVELKVANRISLPIIAERYKDGTLLSKNKTVYTKDPTTGNLLLPKEIYSSKFPNDLQNLANIGNLEKKITYNQYDEKGNVLQYTVESGTPVSIIWGYNKTQPIAKIENVIYNSISAGIISNLQSRSNEDDDNCMSENCTEQLLRNELNTLRNTFQNAFITTYTYNPLVGVTSVTDSKGIPSYYEYDSFGRLKFIKDQDLNILQKYCYNYKGQQADCSDNTSTAEYLYKSAARSGVFTKNNCAAGGTGSSVPYSQAAGAYISTISQADAESHGLDKFNTDGRAYANADGYCTFYSAAISRSIAKNDCAVGGEGSSVPYSQIYGAERSFSSQAEADSKGLAKFNTEGQAYANANGKCFFYSIAYSDIFTNDECGLTGTGTSHYYTLAARAEKSEVSQGEANHKAALRFLAEGQIYANTAGSCVFNSAPLGGYFLKNSCPAGTVSTSGPIYFEQSRGAVTSKISQANADELAAVKFNTDGPNHANTVGECFYYSAPISGSFTKTNCPPGGIGSTDVYSLGYGAGKSKVSQAEADAEALEQLNYYGKVQAEYGGTCTYLSQRVVYKIYKDDYCPPGTTFPYVYYIVEQGKYHSEISQVDADNKAWVDVSANAQAYANANGICLRHGEVEE from the coding sequence ATGAAAAAATCCTTCATTCCTTTTTTGATTTTCGTTTTATTATGTATCTCGAAAACAGCAGCACAGAATGATGCTATTATGCAACCCCAAATTACACCTCCCTATCCTGGAACTGCTGATTTAGGGAATTATGGTAATGTTCCTGTTGGACTTTTTACAGGTTCACCTGCAGTAAATTTAGAATTATATACACTTAAAGAGGGTGGAAATACAATTCCTCTATCGATGTCTTATAATTCGAATGGGGTTCAAGTAGACGCAATACCCAGACAACTTGGTATAGATTGGAATTTAATTGCTACTGGGGTAATTACGAGAAGTGTAATGGATCAGCCGGATGAAGAAATATCTTTTTATGATGCTAATGCTTCATTGATTGATTGTAGTCCAAATGATACAGCAAAGAATATAGGAGGCTCAAATCAGGTTGATACGGAAAAAGATGTTTTTAATCTGAATGCATTTGGGTTATCTGTCAAATTTATATTAGCAGATGATAGAAGAAATACAATACAAATCGAACAGAGTAAAATTAAAATTGTTTACGAAGGTGGTTTTTTTACTGTTGTAGACGTCGATGGAACTGTATATACTTTTGGAGGAATGAATGCTGTTGAGGAGTCACTCAGCAGAAATGAAGGAGTTTCAGGTCCCGTTCCTCCAGTACATTACAACACAGCCTGGTATCTTACTAAAATTCAAAAAACAGGTGGGGTATCACCGGTAATTTTTTCCTATTCTCAAGAATGGATGAGATTCTATAGCTCTTATTTTCAAAAATCAGTATCAACCCAACAGAATATTCGTAGTACTGGTTATATGAGTAGTATTTCTCAACCAAGAACTCAGACCTATAAGAATAAACAATATCATAAAACATCATTGTTAAAAGAAATAAAAATTAATAATAAGAAAATAATTTTTGATTATGATTATAAAAATCCTCCGGCTGAATTTCAGAGTCATAATTCAAAACAACTAATTTCTATTAAGGTTTATAATGACACTATCAATTTAGCAAACTCGCTTATTAAAAAAATCGATTTTAATTACGATCAAATAACACCGTCCAATATTGGAGCTAATGGGTATACCGATATTGACCAGAAATTAATATTTCTAAAAGAGGTACGTGAACAAGGAAAAAGTTCATCCGCTGAATTTGTTAAATACTCCTTTGATTATTATCAGCCCGAAAAACTTCCGGCAAGGCATTCATTTGCAAAAGATTTATACGGTTATTTTAATGGAGGTAATGGAGTAAATGACCTTATTTTTAATAATATTTCTACTAGCACAGCTCCCGGAAATGAATGTAATTTTTCTCCATTATTTAGTGCGTATAAAAGTATTGGCTCATTGAGAGCCCCTAATGATTTATATACCTACTTCGGGATGTTGAAATCTATTTATTACCCAACTAAAGGAAAGACAGTTTTGGAGTACGAATCAAATAAACTCGTTGCAAATGTTTTTATGAAAGGGAAAAATACTTCAACTGTCACGGTGGATTGTCAAAATAGTACTACAGGTGTTTCAATTCCCTTCCAAATAGGTAAGAGGCAGATTGTTGCTATTTCTGGTAATGTTGGAATGGATGATGAAGAAGGACTTTGTGAAAATTATTTTGCAGCGCCACATCACGTAACAGGGCAAAAAGTTTTTGTTAAAATTCTCGATGCGTCTACAGATGCTATTTTGTATTCGTTCGATAATACCCAGGAAAGGGTGATAAATAAAGAAGTATGTCTTGAAGCAGGGTGGTATAAAATTACAGTAAAAGCTTCAAAGTGTTCTTTTGGTAATGCATCTATTAAGTTCTTTCCAACAGGAATGGAACCCCATTGGGAAAATAAAGAAACTCCAATGGCGGGGGTACGAGTTATGCGTACTACAGATTATGATAATAATGGAACTGCCAATACAAAAAGATATTATTACGGTACTTTGGACAATTTGGCAACATCTTCAGGGGCATTTACGACAATTGATCCCTACATAACAGAGAATATAGATGTTTCGGATGTAGACTTAATCGACTTAGGGCAGTATACAGGAGATGTATCTACTAGAGATTTTGTTAGAACCTTCACTGTAACTTCCAGTCCAAAAAGTTCCCTTACTTCATTTGATGGAACAGCAATAGGATATCGTTCTGTAGTAGAAAGCTGGGGAGGAGATCATTTCGAAAATGGAGGTATAGAAAATATTTTTGATGTTAATAGCGATATTGAACCAATAATGCTATGTCAGGAAATTATTAGAAATGTTAATTATTCTAATTCTCATTTAAATGGAAAACCAGTAAAGAAGAAAATCTTTAAAAAAGAAAATGGCTTAGTAAAAAATATATCAGTTGAACAATATTTTTATGATGTTAAACCGGAGTTAGAGTACAGTAAAAATAATTTTGTAGGAATACCTTATTATAGCGCTAAAAATTTCGTGTTATATGTAATAAATCAATATTCGATTACAAGCAGGTTTAGTTATTTATCAAAAAAAATAGTATCCTCATTTGATATTATGGGGCAAAATCCTGTGTCAGTAACAACCTTATACGATTATACTAATAATGCTCATCTACAGCTAACATCAGAAAGTATTTTAAACTTAAATGAAGAGAAAGAGTTAGAAACCAAATATTACTATCCTGATGATTTATTAAATGAGCCTTTTATGGTTGAATTAAAAGTGGCTAACCGAATTAGCCTACCAATCATTGCAGAGCGATACAAAGATGGTACGCTTCTTTCAAAAAATAAAACGGTTTATACTAAAGATCCAACAACAGGTAATTTGCTATTGCCAAAAGAGATTTATTCATCAAAATTCCCGAATGATTTGCAAAATTTAGCCAATATTGGGAATTTAGAGAAGAAAATTACCTATAATCAATATGATGAAAAAGGCAATGTTTTGCAATATACGGTAGAAAGTGGTACTCCCGTATCGATCATTTGGGGGTATAATAAAACACAGCCTATAGCCAAGATTGAGAATGTTATTTATAATTCAATCTCAGCAGGAATCATCAGTAATTTGCAAAGCCGTTCAAATGAAGACGATGACAATTGTATGTCAGAGAATTGTACGGAACAATTATTGAGAAATGAATTGAATACATTGCGAAATACTTTTCAAAATGCTTTTATTACCACTTATACTTACAATCCACTGGTTGGTGTAACAAGTGTAACAGACTCAAAAGGAATACCCTCTTATTACGAGTACGATTCCTTTGGCAGACTAAAATTTATAAAAGATCAGGACTTAAATATACTTCAAAAGTACTGCTACAACTATAAAGGGCAGCAGGCTGATTGCAGTGATAATACGTCAACCGCTGAGTACCTCTATAAAAGTGCCGCCAGAAGTGGGGTGTTTACCAAAAATAACTGTGCTGCGGGAGGAACAGGTTCAAGTGTTCCTTACAGTCAAGCTGCTGGGGCATATATCTCGACCATTTCTCAGGCTGATGCAGAGAGTCATGGGCTTGATAAATTTAATACAGACGGGCGGGCTTATGCGAATGCAGATGGTTATTGTACTTTTTATAGTGCAGCAATAAGCAGATCAATTGCAAAGAATGATTGCGCCGTGGGCGGAGAAGGCTCTAGTGTTCCTTATAGCCAAATATATGGAGCTGAACGTTCCTTTTCTTCACAGGCAGAAGCCGACAGTAAGGGATTAGCTAAATTTAATACAGAGGGGCAGGCTTATGCCAATGCTAATGGTAAATGTTTTTTTTATAGTATTGCTTACAGCGATATTTTTACAAATGATGAATGTGGATTAACTGGAACGGGGACGAGTCATTATTATACTCTGGCAGCCAGGGCAGAGAAATCAGAAGTTTCTCAGGGAGAAGCAAATCATAAAGCAGCCTTGAGATTTCTTGCAGAGGGACAAATCTATGCTAATACCGCAGGTAGTTGTGTTTTTAATAGTGCACCTTTAGGGGGATATTTTTTAAAAAATAGCTGTCCTGCAGGAACAGTCAGCACATCTGGTCCTATTTATTTCGAGCAGAGCAGAGGGGCTGTAACTTCTAAAATTTCACAAGCCAATGCTGATGAACTTGCGGCTGTCAAATTCAATACCGATGGACCAAATCATGCTAACACAGTAGGGGAATGTTTTTACTACAGTGCCCCCATAAGCGGAAGCTTTACAAAGACCAATTGTCCACCCGGAGGGATTGGTTCCACTGATGTTTATTCTCTTGGATATGGGGCAGGAAAATCAAAAGTTTCTCAGGCAGAAGCAGATGCCGAGGCATTAGAACAGCTTAATTATTACGGAAAGGTGCAGGCAGAATATGGAGGTACTTGTACTTATTTAAGTCAGAGAGTAGTTTACAAAATTTATAAAGATGATTATTGCCCGCCCGGCACTACTTTTCCATACGTCTATTATATTGTGGAGCAAGGAAAGTATCACTCAGAAATTTCACAGGTAGATGCTGATAATAAAGCGTGGGT
- a CDS encoding META domain-containing protein: MKNYVTLLLAAIALFFNSCTTTKDTTKNTALFDTTWELEYISGPRIAFEGLYPNKKPFIKFDQNTGQVFGNAGCNGYSAPYTLKGKTISFGEQGPTTMMFCEGGGEQTFTEMIRKITSYNIDKEGKLNLLLNDVPMMRFKRK, encoded by the coding sequence ATGAAAAACTACGTAACACTACTGCTTGCTGCAATTGCTCTATTTTTTAATTCCTGCACCACTACAAAGGATACTACAAAAAACACCGCTCTTTTTGACACTACCTGGGAACTGGAATATATTTCGGGTCCGAGAATTGCTTTTGAAGGTTTGTATCCCAACAAAAAACCTTTTATCAAGTTTGACCAGAATACCGGTCAGGTTTTCGGAAATGCGGGCTGTAATGGGTACAGTGCTCCTTATACTTTAAAGGGAAAAACGATCAGCTTTGGCGAACAGGGACCTACCACGATGATGTTTTGCGAAGGCGGCGGTGAGCAAACTTTTACTGAAATGATCCGAAAAATCACCTCTTATAATATTGATAAAGAAGGTAAACTAAACTTATTACTTAACGATGTTCCGATGATGCGTTTTAAAAGAAAGTAG
- a CDS encoding peroxidase, FMP-type produces the protein MLKRKNPDEEGNLNQLTTGFAQQANEAIFEALQEENGVLDKLMSGYQKVLIEDPIRPFYEEDLQKIVKNVDYGILQVLEGTWVSYNNNSDDQSQKKLIGSGIHTTIMPSPGTNAGTIPGKYSFECEEYIEKLTFNLVPGGVRNRGGANEQFCGAVKYEQSIKSVNRVTGQDALQYTPIHEENGMYLWLSDIFNYAATEKTISEDRGIHAISPNNPNKDLYKSGYQDETLFLIMNDQGNKEYVTLENLNGRKYYEIIASKELKAGAGQTGPYFIPDYSISRSGVIPHGSTITLLGDLKPNKSGYLISGAPQYPEGFAAWDYKHLAISQTMGGADASNEPINLDAPPPPWVFETLDDKNDERENKIYTQRILAHHLYPYSVRPDLRLRDTLKSDVVKNHVVIEMSSKNKTGAQGGILNVPFVNRFVPTVEMNMRMWIETVVENKKEILQLQYEQVIFFEFDFGDDGGTTSWPHIQVNTLRKMEDVSPEQKRLIEEQFPGTYKMGSSGETSGCPHHKE, from the coding sequence ATGCTAAAACGTAAAAACCCTGATGAAGAAGGGAATTTAAATCAGCTGACCACTGGTTTTGCTCAACAGGCGAATGAGGCCATATTCGAAGCACTTCAGGAAGAGAATGGTGTATTGGATAAATTGATGTCCGGATATCAAAAAGTTCTGATTGAAGATCCGATTAGACCTTTTTATGAAGAAGACCTTCAAAAAATTGTAAAAAATGTAGATTATGGTATTTTACAGGTATTAGAAGGTACCTGGGTAAGCTACAATAATAACAGTGACGATCAGAGTCAGAAAAAATTGATTGGCAGCGGTATCCATACCACCATCATGCCTTCGCCGGGAACCAACGCAGGAACCATTCCCGGAAAATACAGTTTTGAGTGTGAAGAATATATCGAAAAACTTACTTTTAATCTGGTGCCGGGTGGTGTTCGAAACCGTGGCGGTGCAAACGAGCAATTTTGCGGAGCAGTGAAATACGAACAAAGCATCAAAAGTGTAAACCGTGTAACCGGTCAGGACGCTTTGCAATACACTCCAATTCACGAAGAGAACGGGATGTACTTGTGGCTGAGTGATATCTTTAACTATGCAGCGACAGAAAAAACGATTAGTGAAGACCGTGGTATTCATGCCATATCACCCAACAATCCAAATAAAGATTTATACAAAAGCGGTTATCAGGATGAAACCCTGTTTTTAATCATGAACGATCAGGGAAACAAAGAGTATGTAACGCTGGAAAACTTAAACGGAAGAAAATATTACGAGATTATTGCTTCAAAAGAACTTAAAGCAGGAGCAGGACAAACCGGACCTTATTTTATACCCGATTATTCGATTTCGAGAAGTGGCGTAATTCCGCATGGAAGTACAATTACATTACTGGGAGATTTAAAGCCAAATAAATCAGGTTATTTGATTAGTGGTGCTCCACAGTACCCGGAAGGATTCGCGGCCTGGGACTATAAACATCTTGCTATTTCGCAAACAATGGGGGGAGCAGATGCGAGCAATGAGCCTATAAATCTGGATGCACCTCCACCACCTTGGGTATTTGAGACATTGGATGATAAAAACGATGAACGTGAAAATAAAATTTATACGCAACGAATATTAGCGCATCATTTATATCCATATTCGGTACGACCAGATTTACGTCTTCGTGATACACTTAAAAGTGATGTGGTAAAAAATCATGTAGTGATCGAGATGTCCTCTAAAAATAAAACCGGAGCACAGGGAGGAATACTAAATGTTCCGTTTGTCAATCGTTTTGTTCCTACGGTCGAAATGAACATGAGAATGTGGATTGAAACCGTTGTCGAAAACAAAAAAGAAATTCTTCAGTTGCAATACGAACAGGTCATATTTTTCGAGTTTGATTTCGGAGATGATGGCGGTACTACAAGCTGGCCACATATTCAGGTCAATACACTCCGTAAAATGGAAGATGTATCACCTGAGCAGAAACGATTAATAGAAGAACAGTTTCCGGGTACTTATAAAATGGGATCTTCCGGGGAGACTTCGGGCTGTCCTCATCATAAAGAGTAA